Proteins co-encoded in one Metabacillus sp. KUDC1714 genomic window:
- the mecA gene encoding adaptor protein MecA: MEIERINENTVKFYISYMDIEERGFDRDEIWYNRDRSEELFWEMMDEVHEEEEFMVEGPLWIQVQALDKGLEVIVTKAQVSKDGQKLELSISDDKLKELPIDENIETLMEHHFNKPDDSKDDQTEDFEQQLQFVFRFNDLENLISLSKYRLSAEMTNHLYSLDQNYFLYIEFDDEVIDEEIENTLSIILEYGLESKVTIHRLEEYGNVIAKDYALNVIKKHFS; the protein is encoded by the coding sequence ATGGAAATTGAACGTATTAACGAAAATACCGTAAAGTTTTACATTTCGTATATGGATATAGAAGAGCGTGGTTTTGATCGTGATGAAATTTGGTATAATCGTGATCGCAGTGAGGAACTATTCTGGGAAATGATGGATGAAGTTCATGAGGAAGAGGAATTTATGGTTGAAGGTCCTCTTTGGATTCAAGTGCAGGCGCTTGATAAAGGCTTGGAAGTCATCGTAACAAAGGCTCAAGTATCTAAAGATGGACAAAAGCTGGAACTTTCAATCTCAGATGATAAATTAAAAGAACTACCGATCGATGAAAATATCGAAACATTGATGGAACATCATTTTAATAAACCTGATGACTCAAAAGATGATCAAACGGAAGATTTTGAGCAACAGTTACAATTTGTCTTTAGGTTTAATGATTTAGAAAACCTAATTTCCTTGTCTAAATATCGGTTATCTGCTGAGATGACGAATCATTTATACTCACTTGACCAAAACTATTTTTTATATATCGAGTTTGATGATGAGGTAATCGATGAAGAAATAGAGAATACATTGAGTATAATACTCGAGTATGGATTAGAATCAAAGGTGACGATACATCGTCTTGAAGAATATGGGAATGTCATTGCGAAAGACTATGCATTGAACGTCATTAAAAAGCATTTTTCATAA
- the cls gene encoding cardiolipin synthase: MKNTFRFLLFIAVIASVILLTKNLWGDMVVGTVSVLFTLSIISICIVIFLENRHPSHTITWLVVLGGFPLVGFFIYLLFGRNIKKRRLFEKKALTDEKAFLEIEGNRSSYQDKMEHMGDHQQLLFKLAHRLGHSPISFGTKTKALTDGIETFDHIFNELKKAKHHIHLEYYIIRHDEVGRKLRDVLIEKAREGIEVRFLYDAVGCWKLSKDYIKELSMAGIEMVPFLPVRIPFLNNKINFRNHRKIIVIDGSVGFVGGLNVGDEYLGKNSYFGYWRDTHLLIKGEAVRTLQIIFLQDWYYMTDEKLLSHTYLTTTIEQPEHTGGVQLIAGGPDNKWDVIKNLFFSMIISAKESIWIASPYFVPDEDILSALKVAALSGIDVRLLVPMRPDKKIVYYASRSYFPELLEAGAKVYEYEKGFLHSKIIIVDYELASIGTANMDMRSFHLNFEVNAFLYRTGSTQKLVNEYVKDIELSRAINIEEFSKRPFYKKLFESTARLLSPLL; the protein is encoded by the coding sequence ATGAAGAATACATTTCGTTTTTTATTATTTATCGCAGTTATTGCTTCCGTTATTTTACTGACCAAGAACCTATGGGGGGATATGGTAGTTGGTACCGTAAGTGTCCTCTTTACATTATCAATTATTTCTATATGTATTGTCATATTTCTTGAAAATCGTCATCCGTCACATACCATTACATGGTTGGTTGTTTTAGGTGGCTTTCCGTTAGTTGGTTTCTTTATCTATTTACTTTTTGGAAGAAATATTAAAAAGAGACGTTTATTTGAGAAAAAAGCGTTAACAGATGAAAAGGCATTTTTAGAAATTGAGGGTAACCGATCTTCCTATCAAGATAAAATGGAGCATATGGGAGATCATCAGCAATTATTGTTTAAACTAGCCCATCGTTTAGGACATAGTCCAATCTCGTTTGGGACAAAAACAAAAGCCCTAACCGACGGAATTGAAACGTTTGACCATATCTTTAATGAATTAAAAAAGGCAAAACATCATATCCATCTTGAATACTATATTATCAGGCATGATGAGGTAGGCCGGAAATTAAGGGATGTATTAATTGAAAAGGCACGGGAAGGTATAGAGGTCCGTTTTCTTTATGATGCTGTTGGTTGCTGGAAGTTATCAAAAGATTATATTAAGGAACTAAGTATGGCTGGTATAGAAATGGTTCCCTTCCTACCTGTCCGGATTCCTTTCTTAAATAACAAAATCAACTTTCGTAATCACAGAAAAATTATTGTGATCGATGGATCTGTTGGGTTTGTTGGGGGATTAAATGTAGGTGATGAATATTTGGGGAAAAACAGCTATTTCGGTTATTGGCGTGATACCCATCTTTTAATTAAAGGTGAGGCTGTAAGAACACTACAAATTATCTTTTTACAGGATTGGTATTACATGACCGATGAAAAATTGTTATCACATACATATTTAACTACCACAATTGAGCAGCCTGAGCATACTGGAGGTGTGCAACTTATAGCTGGAGGGCCTGATAATAAGTGGGATGTCATAAAAAATTTGTTTTTTTCAATGATTATTTCTGCGAAAGAATCAATTTGGATTGCCTCACCTTATTTCGTACCAGATGAGGATATTCTTTCAGCACTTAAGGTTGCGGCACTTAGTGGAATTGACGTAAGACTGTTAGTTCCTATGCGACCTGATAAAAAGATTGTTTATTATGCATCTCGTTCTTATTTTCCTGAACTGCTTGAGGCAGGTGCAAAAGTGTATGAATATGAAAAAGGTTTTTTGCATAGTAAGATCATTATCGTTGATTATGAGCTCGCTTCTATAGGTACGGCTAATATGGATATGAGAAGCTTTCATTTAAACTTTGAGGTAAATGCATTCCTTTATCGGACAGGAAGCACCCAAAAGCTTGTAAATGAGTATGTGAAGGATATAGAGCTTTCTAGAGCAATAAACATAGAGGAGTTTTCAAAGCGACCATTTTATAAAAAGCTTTTTGAATCAACGGCTAGACTGTTGTCTCCATTGCTTTAA